A stretch of the Aphis gossypii isolate Hap1 chromosome 2, ASM2018417v2, whole genome shotgun sequence genome encodes the following:
- the LOC114124702 gene encoding eukaryotic translation initiation factor 4E type 2-like isoform X1 — MASKFEGSKTVSEDENTTSKDMTLADKLINIPLSIPSGDHKLQHQYWFWFSRRFPGKPGNTPSYDQNLKYLARFGSVEQFWTIYSHMVRPCALQSHSEFHLFKVGIKPMWEDESNARGGKWVLRIRKGLASRCWENLILAMLGEQFMVGDEICGAVVSLRFQEDIISIWNKTSYDQGATNRIRDTLRRVLNLPPNTILEYKTHNESIKSVSSVYKM, encoded by the exons atggcTAGTAAATTTGAAGG atcgAAAACTGTGAGTGAAGATGAGAACACTACATCCAAAGATATGACGCTTGctgacaaattaattaat ATACCATTGTCAATACCTTCTGGAGATCATAAACTTCAACATCAATATTGGTTTTGGTTTAGTCGTAGATTCCCCGGTAAGCCAGGAAACACCCCTAGTTATGaccaaaatcttaaatatctAGCAAGGTTTGGTTCAGTTGAACAATTTTGGACAATATATAGTCATATGGTAAGGCCGTGTGCCTTACAATCACACAGTGAATTCCATTTATTTAAAGTCGGAATCAAACCAATGTGGGAG gatGAATCAAATGCCAGGGGTGGAAAATGGGTTTTACGAATACGTAAAGGCTTAGCATCAAGGTGCTGGGAGAATCTCATTTTAGCGATGTTAGGTGAACAGTTTATGGTGGGTGATGAGATATGTGGAGCTGTTGTTTCATTGAGATTTCAA GaagatataatatcaatttggAACAAAACTTCATATGATCAAGGGGCTACTAACAGAATAAGAGATACACTACGCAGAGTATTAAATTTGCCACCCAATACAATTCTagaatataaaacacataatgAAAGTATCAAATCGGTATCTAGTGTTTATAAGATGTAA
- the LOC114124702 gene encoding eukaryotic translation initiation factor 4E type 2-like isoform X2: MILTFVYLKLNSNVLWIPLSIPSGDHKLQHQYWFWFSRRFPGKPGNTPSYDQNLKYLARFGSVEQFWTIYSHMVRPCALQSHSEFHLFKVGIKPMWEDESNARGGKWVLRIRKGLASRCWENLILAMLGEQFMVGDEICGAVVSLRFQEDIISIWNKTSYDQGATNRIRDTLRRVLNLPPNTILEYKTHNESIKSVSSVYKM; encoded by the exons atgatattaacttttgtttacttaaagttaaattcaaatgtattatgg ATACCATTGTCAATACCTTCTGGAGATCATAAACTTCAACATCAATATTGGTTTTGGTTTAGTCGTAGATTCCCCGGTAAGCCAGGAAACACCCCTAGTTATGaccaaaatcttaaatatctAGCAAGGTTTGGTTCAGTTGAACAATTTTGGACAATATATAGTCATATGGTAAGGCCGTGTGCCTTACAATCACACAGTGAATTCCATTTATTTAAAGTCGGAATCAAACCAATGTGGGAG gatGAATCAAATGCCAGGGGTGGAAAATGGGTTTTACGAATACGTAAAGGCTTAGCATCAAGGTGCTGGGAGAATCTCATTTTAGCGATGTTAGGTGAACAGTTTATGGTGGGTGATGAGATATGTGGAGCTGTTGTTTCATTGAGATTTCAA GaagatataatatcaatttggAACAAAACTTCATATGATCAAGGGGCTACTAACAGAATAAGAGATACACTACGCAGAGTATTAAATTTGCCACCCAATACAATTCTagaatataaaacacataatgAAAGTATCAAATCGGTATCTAGTGTTTATAAGATGTAA
- the LOC114124709 gene encoding ras-related GTP-binding protein A → MKKKVLLMGKSGSGKTSMRSIIFANYIAKDTSRLGATIDVEHSHVRFLGNLVLNLWDCGGQEAFMENYFVSQRENIFRNVEVLIYVFDVESRDEELKRDLRYYETCLSAIYENSPSAKVFCLIHKMDLLQEDQRDKIFSDRENEIINMSKPVDCSCFKTSIWDETLYRAWSSIVYKLIPNVKELEQSLTLFADLMDGDEVLLFERATFLVISHCQRNLQRDIHRFEKVSNIIKQFKLSCSKVAAQFQSMEVRNSNFAAFIDVFTTNTYIMVIMSDPHIPSAATLLNIKNARKHFEKLERSSQSQQNNK, encoded by the coding sequence ATGAAGAAAAAGGTGTTGTTGATGGGCAAGAGCGGTTCCGGCAAAACAAGTATGAGATCAATAATTTTTGCCAACTACATAGCCAAAGACACTAGTCGTTTGGGTGCGACAATTGATGTTGAACATTCCCATGTTAGATTTCTTGGGAACCTAGTACTCAACTTATGGGATTGCGGTGGACAAGAAGCATttatggaaaattattttgtcagtCAGCGAGAGAACATTTTTCGCAATGTGGAAGTGCTCATTTATGTATTTGATGTGGAGAGTCGAGATGAGGAATTGAAAAGAGATTTAAGGTACTATGAGACTTGTCTTAGTGCAATTTACGAAAATTCTCCGTCTGCTAaggtattttgtttaatacataaaatggaTTTACTGCAAGAAGATCAACGAGACAAGATATTTTCAGACcgtgaaaatgaaataattaacatgtCCAAACCAGTTGATTGTTCTTGTTTCAAGACATCGATTTGGGATGAAACATTGTACCGAGCTTGGTCTTCAATTGTGTATAAATTGATACCAAATGTGAAAGAACTCGAACAAAGTTTGACATTGTTTGCTGATCTAATGGATGGGGATGaagtattattgtttgaaaGAGCAACTTTTCTTGTCATTTCACACTGTCAACGAAATCTACAACGTGATATTCATCGATTTGAAAAAGTTTCTAACattatcaaacaatttaaacttagTTGTAGCAAAGTTGCAGCTCAATTCCAAAGCATGGAAGTAAGAAATTCTAATTTTGCAGCTTTCATAGATGTATTTactacaaatacatatattatggttatcaTGTCTGATCCACATATTCCTTCAGCTGCCACtttattgaacataaaaaatgctcgaaaacattttgaaaaattggaaCGTTCAAGTCAATCTcaacagaataataaatag
- the LOC114124703 gene encoding motile sperm domain-containing protein 1-like, with the protein MMTECKVPVFVSPQSLTFSLEDKSSHRQIITLFNPYDFPVRFKVFCTCTKKYTVVEPEGSISASSRVDIVVRHNAPAPAFCDIRDKFRIQMQYYTTKKVIGHKDVETILVRSSDNFELPAENFKQLLRSDISNDNYDNESEIRQHFNTNTTGPNFTTLLMAGVCICGLLLPSSEDSDILNFRISFHLKLALAFVLGMTTITILQHQ; encoded by the exons ATGATGACTGAATGTAAAGTCCCTGTATTTGTTAGTCCCCAATCATTAACTTTCAGTTTGGAGGACAAGTCATCCCACAGGCAAATAATTACACTATTTAATCCATACGACTTTCCTGTCAGATTCAAAG tTTTTTGTACGtgcactaaaaaatatactgtagTTGAACCAGAAGGTTCAATAAGTGCTAGTTCTCGAGTGGATATAGTTGTCAGGCACAATGCTCCAGCACCAGCATTTTGCGATATCAGAGATAAATTCCGAATacaaatgcaatattatacaaccaaAAAAGTTATTGGACACAAGGATGTTGAAACAATATTAGTAAGGTCTTCCGATAACTTTGAGCTACCAGCTGAAAATTTTAAGCAATTACTCAGAAGTGATATATCTAATGATAACTATGATAATGAATCAGAAATAAGACAACATTTCAATACAA atactaCAGGGCCAAATTTTACAACTTTATTAATGGCTGGTGTATGTATTTGTGGATTACTTTTACCATCATCTGAAGATTcagacattttgaattttcgtatttctttccatttaaaattagcATTGGCCTTTGTTTTGg gtATGacgacaataacaatattacaacatCAATAA